The genomic stretch GAATGAATAAAGACATAAAAGAAAGAATCAAGGTATTGAAGCAATTACTAAGACATGGAACTAGAATCAATGTGATGGACTTTAGTGTTGATTCGACCCACTAGAGAGTGGATTGTTTCTacaattttaggattttattttccaaTAAAATGCCACCAAAGATAGCATGTAAGCAATGAAATTATAAGGGttctatttgaattttattaaacAAATTGTGGTTCTCAATCCCTTGAAGTTTCTACTTCACTTACATTCTAGAAGAGTTGCAAGACACCCTTTGGAGTTGCAAGACACCCTTTGTTGTTGCAATCATCCCAAAAGAGTTGCACTTCAGCCCATATTTATccattttcatctttttttctttttaaaaaattttaaaattattttttaataattttttattaaattttaaattttgattttttttttcatttccaaaTTTAGATTGTGTAAGTCCATTACTTTGACAGTCTTTTTTCACACAGAAtctcaaaatttcatatttcacaaaagttgtagccCTGTCTCTTATCTTCAATAACCAATTTGAATCATCACAAACCAATATCGGAGCAGAGATTTATCCCCAAATTACAGTAGGTCATTCTATCCAAGATTGGTTTCACATACAAAAAAAAGCACTCTCCTGATCCTCGAATTCAAGGAATCCAGTGAGGGAGATTGCATCAAAATATTATCCTAAAAGCATCAAGTGTGACCCGTGAAGGATAGATGTAGAACTCTCCCATAAAAAATGGCATGTTTGAGTCTAAAATTGCTTAATAAGCTCATGAAGACAGAATGATGCTTCTTACAGCTGCTCTCCCTCTTCAGTTATGACATTCATATCAAAAGTAAAAATATATCCACTAAAAAATTTATAACCATTTCAAACCCCTCCCCCAAACAGCAATGTTTTGGAGGAATTACATAAAGACATGGGTTGAGAACATCAAATTGGAAGACGGAGGATCCATATACTTTacgtttcttccttttcttctaggGTCTTGATCACCGTTATCTTAAGGCtattttttgctaaaggtcagCAAGTATATGTATTAAAAAGAAATACATAGAGTACAAGATTAACGTCTAGGAATTCCTCGACAGAtacaataataaaatgaacagTGTTACCCAACTCCACCTACCTCGGCAAagccatcagcaggggagaaAGGAGCAAACACCACCTCATTTGAAgaccaccttcggcattgccatcagcagtcAGACAAACGAAGGGCTTTTACTTAAATCTGTATCGAGGTCTGAGCTGGGCATCCCAGTTAATTTCAGAAGAAACCATTATCTTAAGGTTATGTTGGGtaactaagaaaagaaaatagtacaaaaggCATACTAAgcgaaaaaaagaataattaccCAATGGTTTTTATGTGCCTATTTCTCTcttcaaaatcttttttttttttttttttgaattttttcttttcttttcttttcttggcttccaaacattGCCTACTGAATTCCTTGAATCTGTACTAGGTGTCattatttgttttaaaaattccaaaaCTTAACTACTAATGTATATTAATATAGTGAAATATattggagcatttttttttttttttttttttaactctagAACTTCAGGACTTGGGTGCCTCGTGCACGGGACTATCTAAATGCTTCCCGTTGAATATGGCCATGCTACCTCAAGAAATTTTTTCATAGCTTATCCAGTATTGGAGTTGCTCATAAATCGTCTCTAATTtggtcattccttattttatccttcctatTTTTGCCACACATCAATCTTTAAATTCTCATCTCAGTTACAATGAGTTTAACTACATGATGGTTCTTAACAGCCCAACATTTCACACCGTATATCATAGCTGGCTGTATGATAGTCCaataaattttttcttaagttttaaaggaataaatcgatcacacaacacacattggatgcacctctccacttcatccattttattttaattctttatgaATCATCATCCTCTacatcacattttttatttatgattgagcccagacgtatacctaaaataatcactttgcatAATCTCCCTCCATAATTTTCACAACCTAATTAACAATCTTGATGTAACCAaggttacacaccatatactccatTTATGTTCTACTTATCGCAACACATGTTAATCCCATGGTTAATCTTCATAACTCAAAGTTGGATTTAATCCATGCTTTTGTCTTGTACACCAACCAATATCATTAGTAGAAAAACATATCCtaaagaaccttttttttttttctttagagatccaaaattttattaagaaaaatatagaaaaagagTACAAATTTGAGAGATCAAAGAACTTGTAAGTTCAAGAGAtcccaccttcggcaatgcCATCAGCAAGAACTCAAGAACAAACATTAACAAAATCTTTATTGGGGCCTTGACACCACATCATTACTAATATCCTTTCTGATATGGCTTGGAAAGAAGAAGTTTGAAGTTGAAATCCCTGACTTTGCTATATTTTTTGCCAAATAGTCAGCTATCAAGTTCGCTTCCCTAAAACAATTTAATCTTCCAGTTTATACTGTTTAGATGTTGGACAACATTCTAGTGTTGCATAATGCTCCATGGAATTTCTCTTTTTTGAATAGCCACCACCACTATTGCTGAATCCATTTCAATCCATACCTATTAGCTATAGCATGATCGATCCCTTCAAGAAATTCAAAGAATTCAACAAAGTAAATTGTGCAAATAACCAAGTCCAAATTAAAAGCGATAAGGACATCACTAACCTAAAGAATCTAATCTTAAATGTTTTTGGTTGAATCGTCCATGATAAATGCAAATAAATAAGTGCTTAAAAGTGATATTTGAcataacccaattgtaattgaaaATTCACTATCTTGACCTTCCCCCCTAGttcttacactttttttttttctaacgacgGATATCCAGGCCTTGGGCCTGATTAGTTCTGTGAGCCCACATTGACCCTACAACCACATGGATCGGctcatactagggttgaatgaaGCCATTCAACTtccactgaaagtagtgaagatcATTAAACACCCCATgtaagtggccccaaggaggtaaaaagagtcaaactcaaaaccacacacttcttgaggcgaaggtcccttgccaactcggcttaCCCCTATGGGTTACCTTAGTTCTTACACTAGCCAAAacacaattatatatatatatatatctataaatATGTCTACATACTTACTCTTGAAAACTTCTCTTCTTAAACACCTTCCAAATCAACTCTATAGAGACTTTATCCTAgtatttttctaggtcaataaagaccatatgaaaATCCTTCTTACAATCTCTATATCCTTTCCATAAACTTCCTAAGTAACTAAATATATTATGACATGAATCTTCTtagaaaaccaaattggtttttTGAAATAGTAGTTTCTTGTATAAGACAAGTTTCAATACCGtttcccataatttcataataCAATTCATTAGTTATACCTTTATATAGTTATTGGAGGTTTGAAtatcatttaatttttataaatcgAAATTTTTATATGACATTTTTTAtgaccaaaagaagaaaactacTATTAAAATAAGATAgagttatatacatatatagaaGATGATTCCTTTTTGGTAAGGTATAGAAGATGATTCCTTGACAGTATGTTTATATGCTTAACCTTTCAAAAAACAAATGACATTCATTGATGCAATAGTTTCGTAACAAATAGCAGGATATAAACTGCCGCTATTTGTTACAATTAGTGGGGGTTTTTGATAAACTgtaacggtaaggttgctccattgagATCTAGTGATCGCGGGTACATCTTTTTTGAGTTATTTTTCCATACATGATTTAGCAATTCTTGTACACTGATCCCTTCTTTGAACTAGCAACTCTtgtacagtaaaaaaaaatacaataatttcCCTTTATACTGACAAAATTACTATACTAAGAAGGTTTTCCAAGGTTAAACGATCTGGGAAAACCAGTACCACTAATTCCATGCAATAGCAAAAAATCAAACTGTACTGGGTTTAAGACCATTCAAACTCTGTGAAATACTGTATCCTTCAACGAGGTACCACTTTCTGTACGCCTGTACCTGTCTTAGGGTGCCTTTTTCAATAGAATCATAAATTACCACAAGAAGACAAGCAAAGGAGAAAGGATTAAAGTAATGATCATGTTCTTATCCTAATTGCACCATAGATGAGCTTAAGGTGGCTTTTGGGAGACGGGTGGAGGAagattttttcctctttctattCAGGTTAAGTATGTGTTATAACCACTATTTGGATTGTccattcatctcttttgttcAGCTTTTCCTCAACaatctttggaaagaacatCAAAGTGGTCCTAAAGGGACTCCAGAGAGATCTATCACATGCTTTCTTAGCCTGATCTATTCAATAATGATGTAGTAAAGGACATCTCAGTTCGTTTAAAATGCAAGCTGGCTTGACAATACCTAATCTCTGAAATTCTAAACTAGCCCTTTCTGAAAGAGGACAATGTTGAAACCATTTGAAGAAGACCTCTTTGGATCCCAATAAGATCAATTAAATCCCTATTGTATTGAAGTAGACATCTTTGGATCCCATAAGATAAATTAAATCCCTATTTATTGAAAGAGTTAAAATCCCTATGTATTGAAAGAGTTagacccattttttttcttctattccaACAACACAGTTAAGCTTTTCCATCgctttttcccccctttctcCTTTGTAACATTGTAATGAAATTTCCTGAAAAGCCAACTATGTTGAACCAGTCTGGTTGATTTCCTCGTTCTCATAATTACGAGTGAGTCCATTCTCTCAGTGGTCCAAGCTAAGATAAAACGAAGGATCGAGTTTTCCTAACCCACGAATCCATTTACGGTGGATGCACGACGgtattacaagggtattttgaaaATAATGCTAAAACCCTATAGGGGGTTGTAAACCCTAGGATGGTTTGGTCAACATTTGATGTCTATCTCAGGAATCTAACTTATGACAGAGGTACACAAAACTCGAACTATTCCCAGTCTTGCAGTTACATTGGGGAAGTGAATGAAAGAACAAATTAAATTGCATACGTGTTAGGCTATAGATGGTGTGATTGTACAGTTCCGTTTTTGGCTTTGCTCGACACCCATGACCCAACTGCATCATTTTTCTCTCAAGTAAATGGAGATAAACAGAAAAGAATGCAAACTTCCCAGCAGAAACATCTTTACAGAGATATAAAAGGGTTTGTTACGTTAGCAGGTCGATCAAGGGTTTCTGTGGAGTTGTCCTAGTAGATAGATGGGTTTTTTTTGGCTCCTGTAAAGGCACTGCAAATTACCAAATAAGGTCAATGGAAACACAAGAACAGTTGAAGTCACCCAGATATTTGCCTAGGATAGGAAATGGTTCAACCCTCAATGCCATTCAAATACAAATAATGGAACATGATCTTATCTGGGATGGCAACTGTATAATACAGTAGAATGAGAGTTACGTGGTACTAATAATGAAGATGTAACCATAAATGGGtttgggaagggaagggaaggggaggggagagaaagagatggcaaATGAACTGAAAGGTATCTTTTCATCTGATGAAATGAAAGCTCCTATCCACTAGTAATGGACCTAACAGTGACTTTTATGGGTTATGCTCTCGATCACCATCGCACACCCTAATATGGTACATTCATCATCCTTTTATTTCATAGTTATCGTGATCATGAAAACAACCCCAGAACCACCCCCAGCTCTCCAAGTCATGTGGTCCTCTCTGTGTCGCAATTATGCCCTAGTAAAGAAAGAGAGGTCAGTTAGTGCAGAAGCAGGATGCGAAAAAAGAACGGCATGTATATATGGAAAGTAAGGAAAGAGATTgagagataggagagagagagagaggggattgAAGAGATGTCTGCAATTGCTAAGAGGACTTTCgatggtggatatgactatTGCCATTTCAGTACCAGATAAGCTTGGGGAGGTACTGAGCTATCAGCTATGGCGAGTTGTGATTGGCTAGGGTTTGCAGAAGGCCCCGTGAGTAGCAATGGCAAGTACGAGCACAAGCTCACCTTTCTTGACAATTtgactaagagagagagagagagagagagagatggggaggTGAAGAGATAGGGAGAGAGGGGGCAGCTTTAGCTAGGCACATTTAAAAAAGTTAAGAACAAAGATAAGCACGCGTCATTGAGAACTAGAGAGATAAAAGCAAAGCAACAAAACCCACCCTCAAAAGCTAAGCTCACCAACATTCCATCTCAATCTCACATGGAAATATGAATGAAGAGATGGGTAATGGGTTCCCTCACTCTTTTTAGTGAAAGTGACCCTCAAGAGAGAGACTTGAGTCTCAGTCAAAGGAGCATTGGTTGCCATGGCAGAAGCTCAGCCCCGATATATACCGCTTCGCGTGAAATAATTGTCCTTCTTCATCATAGACTTGTACACGTGTACTCTCCTCACTTGCCATCTGTGTACGGTCCCCTTAATAAAAGCCAAGGTACCCCTAAGAACCCCTAATCCACACACCATGCCCACATTAATTATCATtttccacctctctctctctctctctctctctctctctctacaataCCCACCTTTCTCTTTCACAGTTTCGCGCTCCAAATTCATGGAATCGGTCCATGCAACCCTTCTCTTACCTCCCTTAGTTCAATAGCGGGCTCAAAAGTTGCAAAGGGCTTGCTGTCCAATCTCCCACCTGCTCCCACGTGAAGTGGCAACAACGGTAAGTTTTCCGTATCCACTCACTTCGcacaacctctctctctctctctctctatctctgtcTCTGTTTTTGCCCGTCTCTGTCTTTGTACATAAGTGTATGTGCGTGTGCGTGCGTatgtgtggagagagagagagagagagaaagagagagagagagcactaaCCAATCCCAAGCGCCAAAGGAAAAAGATGGTGAAAGAGAAAGCTCTTTGTCTGCAATAAATACCAGTATTTGGTTTCGGTCCCTCAACATTTCCAGCTCCCACAGTCTCACTTCacactcatctctctctctctctctctctctctctctctttctttctctttcttccctttgagGTAGTCCTTCTCAAGCTCTAGCCTTTACTTGCAGGAAGAGAGATTTGAGTTAGAGTACTAAGaagatatagaaaaaaaaaaaaaaaaaaaaaaaaaagatggaacatGTGGAGCTCTTTCAAGAGGTGGAGCTCTTTCAAGAGAAGGTACTCAATGCGTATGGTGTATGAGAAGCCACGTCCGCCCTGGTCTTTCTCGGATTTTTCTTCAACCAGGTGAGCCTTGAGATTACATTTACTAAGCTTAAAGATTGTCCAGTAAAATTGGGAGCCACCAGATGTTCCTGTCCAACGACCGAGGGAGTGGCAGCTCCACACCATCATATGCCAATGACCACTCCATCTTCACCTCTGATACTAGGCCGCCGCCTCCTCCTAATCTCAACAATGATGTGAGCCTTCTTAACTCCAAACTAgaccctcctcctcctcctcctcctccttttcctttctaCCATTACCCTTCTTCAACCTTTGCAGAACATGACCATACTCAACTCCTAGTGAGTGGCCACTTGCTACCGCAACACCAGCTCGTTACTGCAAATACCAACTTGATCAGCGAGGATATGATTGACATGGCAGTTTCCGACAAGAAGTCGACAAATGATGTCAATCCATCAAACCACCATAATTACTGCGCTTCCACGGCGATTGCTGAGAAACAGAACCCACAGAAGAAGAGATCGGTAAAGAGGGATCGGCACAGCAAGATTACCACTGCTCAAGGAGTAAGAGACCGCCGGATGAGATTGTCCCTTGACGTTGCCCGCGAGTTCTTTGGTCTACAAGATTTGCGCGGGGATGACAAACCAAGTAAAACCATCAGATGGTTGCTCAACCAGTGCAAGGGGCCAATGAAAGAGCTCGCTAGAGCTAAAGAACTGAAAACAAAGCACaacggtggtggtggtggtggtgccaAGAGTACTGTGTCCTCCACATCTGAGTGTGAGGTCATGTCCGGAATCGAAGAGAACAGCAATGCCGGAGACATCTCTGAGAAAAAAGCCTTGgccaagagaaggaagaggcaGCCACGTAAAACTAATTTTCATTCTATTGGAAAGGAATCCAGGGAGAAGGCAAGAGCAAGGGCTAGGGAGAGGACTATAGAGAAGATAAGAGGTCGAGAGTCTTCAAGCCCTTCTGAAACTGGTGAAGAATCTGGGATCTCCCACAGTCATGAAATGAAGTTTTCAATGGCAGAGGTAGCTGTGGTTAAAGAACCCAGTTCGCATTTCATAGGCCTTCAGAGGCCTAACCAAAATGGTATTGAGGAAGCTGCAGTAATGACTACCAGTATTAATTCAAGCCCATCTTCCATCTTCAGTTTTCAGCCTGAGACTGCAATCTCACAAGGGTTAGTatgcagcagcaacaacaacaacaacaacaacaacgtcTCTAGTTATTTTGGGAATTGGGACATTGATAGCACTCGAGCACACTACTACTATCCATCAACAACAGGTAATATCCAGGACAGAATTTCTAGCTCAATCCTAACTACTTCAGAAATTCTCCTGCCATGTCACTTTTCAGAAGTTCCAAACTTTGGTGCCAAGCCTAATTGGGAGGTCTAAAACATTTAGAAATATCTGTGCTTATGTTGTTGATTATTTCCTTCTCTTTGTATCAGGTCTATTAAGTATGAGAATCATAAGCTTGTAAGCTAGGTTTAATTCTCTTTTTCTAATCTTCCTTATGGTTTTTGCTTGTTATTGACAAGATGTAACTTTGCTTTGCTAATATTGGATGCACCCTTCAACTACTCCTTCGTTGGACCCACAGTGAAGATGATTGTCTGAATTCTGCCCATAAGTTATGGTTCCTTTTCCAATTAGTTTTCTTGGTTGAATAATGAGAATATTGAATGCAACAAAGGGAAGTTTAATGACCTATGAAAAGATATAGatccttatattttttaaaataaatttgattcCTAGGATTCAAAGTGAAAGTTTTCTGAATCCATAgaaaacaataaatatataattcagCTACAACTGATACCCATATTTACATGTGGCCAATGTTTTCCTTTTCAGCTCTGAAACATATACATATCTTATTAATCTGAAGTCTAACCAATGGAATCATGGTTGCTTCTCATGAAATATGGAACACTTACTTGCACCATAGGTATTCAGATTACAGTGAATGCCTAATTGCATCTCACTGTTACAGGAAATTAGATGGAAATCAAGTAACCTTCATGGCAGTACTGTATATTTAGAAGGGAGTCGTGTCCGATGGTATTGACCAAACTGAGAGATGATCCTCCTTGAAACTACTTTGATCACACTGACAATTTCCCCTTTTCATCTAAATATTATCCTAGTAACCAGATAACATATAATAGGGAATATCACAAACTTGCTTGTGGAAAAGAAGAACAATATAGGTATAAAAGGGGAGTTATGAGTTCAAGGAATATCAGGAAGAACTGGAAGATCATAATCATCCTTTTGTGGCTGTTTCTATTTATGTAATGAATTTTAATGGAGTTACAGTCTTTGTTAAGAGTTTTGTTACTTTTTTCTCAGCTGCTGAGAATAGTTATTGATTGTCATTTACATAAATTTAGCTACATGAAGTCAAAAGGGTGCATCTATCAATTTATGGAATGCAAACAGATAACTAAGatatccaaaatccaaatcttttctgaaatttgatttgaacaGTTACCAGAAAGTGGCTCTAGTTACAAATGTTCTTTATAAGTTTATGATAAAATATGGATTTAGTTGTGAAACCTGAGAAGTATTAGGCCCATTATAATGTATAACTGTGTAACAATTATTTAattaccaaattcaaaatttataacatatttttaattattattattttcttagaagtaatttttcaatgaaattatgtatgcttttaagaaaaaatagtaATGAAGTTAATATACCCAAGCCCTTAATAGATTCAATTTTGAATCCATGAATTTAACATCCATCAGATGCCAAGTATACTCAAATGATTCATAACTTGGAAGTTGATATTGGTAAATCCAATTGAAATTCTACTTGTTTACATCCCAAAATATATGACACACcaatattttatttctataGTTGTTTAGTAAAAGAAAggtattttggtaaaaattcttttattattttttaataaaatttacatttctGATTTcaagcaataataataataataataataataataataataaataaataaataaataacaggaCCAGCCTAAAGTTATTGAAGTAATCAGTCATTTATGATATCTATTGGGTATACTACATAAAATGTTAAATCTCTTCATAATGAGCAAAGATCCTAAAAAAATATACCTATAAAGATGGGAAAGATAGTGTTATGTTAAGATTTGATAAATATAAGACTCCATGCTTTCACAAAGTTGTGGAATTGTAGTTTCTCACGCTATCctagaattattattattttttatttcataacttCTTTATCATATAATAAAACTTGATAATATAATTAGCCTCACAATTTCCTTGAGTAACTTTAGGtctgtaatttcttcttttcaacAATATCACAGAACCTAATTTTGATATTTGAATCTTCTCATAAAGTTATTAGTAATAGAAAGTAGATGTTTCTATCTCAGATGACATACCAATTTCCATATGTTCAATAAGATCAGTAGAATATCCTATCAACAACAATTCTAGCACATCAAACGAAGAACTTGTCAAATAAGATTTCTTATTTTAGAGATGATATAGTGGAGATTTTGCTTAGTTTTTCTATGACCAATTATTTCAAGGTTCAATTGCATAGCTGCTGCAGTATTGTATACATTATTTTGTGAAGTTAGTACACATGTTTATGGAatggaataattttttaatttaataaggTCACAAGTTATTagttattttcttgatgaaaatgTAATGTTTCCTCTTAAATAACTTGAAGGATACCTTTTACCTGCatgaaaaatttgttaaaaaattatattttctcaaTTTGGCAATCTATTTCATGGTAGAGGAAAGGTGTTGCTCAGTCTTCTTAATCAATTATCTGTCTTCCCTCTTTTACCTAGTTAAAATCACTCTCTTTTAAAGTAAGGAGAATGCAGTGCCTactaaaattaaacaaaatgcCTGCATAAGCACTTTGTCCTAACATATCAATTTTATCTTGAGAAGGTACAACTCACTCTACAAATAAATGATAGGAAATAGGAAAACTTTGATTATCCACTTCAAACCTATATTtcagttttttcctttttatttatttaattatttattttttatttccagtTTGAATGTTTTCCTACATTGACATTTCACAATTCTTTCCTTGGCATCATTTTCATCTGTTCTGACAAATACTTTGATTTCTTCTAGTACCAT from Macadamia integrifolia cultivar HAES 741 chromosome 14, SCU_Mint_v3, whole genome shotgun sequence encodes the following:
- the LOC122061394 gene encoding transcription factor DICHOTOMA-like, whose amino-acid sequence is MFLSNDRGSGSSTPSYANDHSIFTSDTRPPPPPNLNNDVSLLNSKLDPPPPPPPPFPFYHYPSSTFAEHDHTQLLVSGHLLPQHQLVTANTNLISEDMIDMAVSDKKSTNDVNPSNHHNYCASTAIAEKQNPQKKRSVKRDRHSKITTAQGVRDRRMRLSLDVAREFFGLQDLRGDDKPSKTIRWLLNQCKGPMKELARAKELKTKHNGGGGGGAKSTVSSTSECEVMSGIEENSNAGDISEKKALAKRRKRQPRKTNFHSIGKESREKARARARERTIEKIRGRESSSPSETGEESGISHSHEMKFSMAEVAVVKEPSSHFIGLQRPNQNGIEEAAVMTTSINSSPSSIFSFQPETAISQGLVCSSNNNNNNNNVSSYFGNWDIDSTRAHYYYPSTTGNIQDRISSSILTTSEILLPCHFSEVPNFGAKPNWEV